CAGCGTCGCCGAGCGCTTCAAGATCGCCGTGCCCCCGGGACTCTGAGCGGAAGTACACTACGCGCGCATGGAGGCCTACGCCGAGATCACGCCGGAGGAGCTGAAGACGCGGGTCGAGGCCGGGGATGCCCCCGCGCTCCTCGACGTCCGCGAGCCCTGGGAGTACGAGATCTGCGCGCTCTCGGGGGCCCGCCTCATCCCGATGGACGAGCTGGCGTTTCGCCTGAACGAGCTGGACCCGGAGCGCGAGGTCGTCGTCTACTGCCACCACGGGATCCGTTC
This Candidatus Methylomirabilota bacterium DNA region includes the following protein-coding sequences:
- a CDS encoding rhodanese-like domain-containing protein; protein product: MEAYAEITPEELKTRVEAGDAPALLDVREPWEYEICALSGARLIPMDELAFRLNELDPEREVVVYCHHGIRSAEVVAWLRAQEIPAVNLRGGIDAWTLRVDPALRRY